In the Candidatus Poribacteria bacterium genome, one interval contains:
- a CDS encoding phosphoenolpyruvate hydrolase family protein: protein MKFKREEILAQLRSNIDAGKPIIGAGAGTGISAKCEAAGGIDLIIIYNSGRFRMAGRGSLAGMMPYGDANQIVVEMASEVLPVVPDTPVLAGVCGTDPFRLMDVFLSQIDAIGFSGVQNFPTVGLIDGTFRQLLEETDMGYGPEVEMIRTASQMGMLTTPYAFNETEAEQMADAGADILVAHMGLTTKGSIGAQTAFTLEDAAKRVQAIHDAAKGVNPEILVICHGGPIAEPEDATYVLENTEGVVGFYGASSAERLPTERAITAQIEAFKEIRL from the coding sequence ATGAAATTCAAACGTGAAGAAATCTTAGCCCAATTACGCAGCAATATTGACGCAGGTAAACCCATCATCGGCGCAGGTGCTGGCACGGGTATCTCCGCCAAATGTGAGGCGGCTGGCGGCATTGACCTGATTATTATCTATAACTCCGGCAGATTCAGAATGGCGGGTAGAGGTTCACTCGCTGGGATGATGCCTTACGGCGATGCGAACCAGATTGTCGTTGAGATGGCGAGCGAAGTGCTACCAGTCGTTCCAGATACGCCTGTCCTCGCAGGGGTCTGCGGCACCGATCCGTTTCGCTTGATGGATGTTTTCTTAAGCCAAATAGATGCGATCGGTTTTTCGGGTGTGCAGAACTTCCCGACGGTGGGACTGATTGATGGCACCTTCCGTCAACTGCTTGAAGAGACCGATATGGGGTACGGACCTGAGGTGGAGATGATTCGGACAGCGAGTCAGATGGGGATGCTTACCACGCCGTACGCGTTCAACGAAACCGAAGCAGAACAGATGGCAGATGCAGGCGCGGATATCCTCGTCGCACACATGGGGCTGACGACGAAAGGTTCTATCGGCGCACAAACTGCCTTCACACTTGAGGATGCCGCCAAACGGGTTCAAGCCATCCATGACGCTGCGAAAGGGGTCAATCCGGAGATTCTCGTTATCTGTCACGGCGGTCCTATTGCTGAACCCGAAGACGCAACCTACGTTCTGGAAAATACCGAGGGCGTTGTCGGTTTCTACGGTGCGTCGAGTGCGGAACGTCTCCCGACAGAGCGCGCGATTACGGCGCAAATTGAGGCTTTCAAGGAAATTCGGTTGTAG